In Pengzhenrongella sicca, a single genomic region encodes these proteins:
- a CDS encoding ABC transporter ATP-binding protein, whose product MSPRRSGQAAGARIEATSELGVFATLRRGIAVSPEMVQGAALTGLLAVLAAIGRVVVPIAVQQTVDSGILAPGGPDVRRVVTLVSAAAFVLLGAAACSAFVNVRLFRSTEAGLASLRVRAFRHVHDLSVLTQNTERRGSLVSRVTSDVDTISLFVQWGGIMLLVSVLQIGVATALMAVYSWQLTLLVWACFVPLFLALRPAQGAVNAAYTRVRERVGAMLGAISEAVVGAETIRAYGVAGRVQRRIDGSIRSTRDAMVHAQKLVSVVFSSGVLVSNLVLCAVVVVGTRLGIEGDITAGRLLAFLFLVQLFTGPVQMATEILNELQNAVAGWRRVLAVLETPVEVVDPGPAGVQTPRGPATVELRGVRFAYPGGAPVLHGVDLTIPARTSVAVVGATGSGKTTIAKLVVRLMDPSAGQVLLDGVDLRDLSLASLRRRVVLVPQEGFLFEGTLADNIAYGIRAAADSPALEPEARDRRVRAALVELGLAPWLDELPGGLATDVGQRGEALSAGERQLVALARAYLAEADLLVLDEATSAVDPAAEVRIARALDSLTAGRSTLTIAHRLSTAEAADLVLVVDEGVVVETGTHAELVAGAGVYASMHESWVAQTR is encoded by the coding sequence ATGAGCCCGCGGCGATCGGGCCAGGCCGCCGGCGCCCGGATCGAGGCGACGAGCGAGCTCGGGGTCTTCGCGACCCTGCGCCGCGGGATCGCCGTCTCGCCGGAGATGGTCCAGGGCGCGGCGCTCACGGGGCTGCTCGCGGTGCTGGCGGCGATCGGCCGCGTCGTCGTCCCGATCGCGGTCCAGCAGACCGTGGACTCCGGGATCCTCGCGCCGGGCGGCCCGGACGTCCGGCGCGTCGTCACCCTCGTGAGCGCCGCGGCGTTCGTGCTGCTCGGCGCCGCCGCGTGCTCGGCGTTCGTCAACGTGCGGCTGTTCCGGTCGACCGAGGCCGGCCTCGCCTCGCTGCGCGTGCGCGCCTTCCGGCACGTGCACGACCTGTCGGTGCTCACCCAGAACACCGAGCGGCGCGGTTCGCTCGTGTCGCGGGTGACCTCCGACGTCGACACGATCTCGCTGTTCGTGCAGTGGGGCGGCATCATGCTGCTCGTCTCGGTGCTGCAGATCGGCGTCGCGACCGCGCTGATGGCCGTGTACTCGTGGCAGCTCACGCTGCTGGTGTGGGCGTGCTTCGTCCCGCTCTTCCTCGCGCTGCGCCCGGCGCAGGGGGCCGTCAACGCCGCCTACACGCGCGTGCGCGAGCGGGTCGGCGCGATGCTCGGCGCGATCTCGGAGGCCGTGGTCGGGGCCGAGACGATCCGCGCCTACGGCGTGGCCGGCCGGGTCCAGCGCCGCATCGACGGGTCCATCCGGTCGACGCGGGACGCGATGGTGCACGCCCAGAAGCTCGTCTCGGTCGTGTTCTCCAGCGGGGTGCTCGTCTCGAACCTCGTGCTGTGCGCCGTCGTTGTGGTCGGCACCCGGCTCGGCATCGAGGGCGACATCACCGCGGGCCGGCTGCTCGCGTTCCTGTTCCTCGTGCAGCTGTTCACCGGGCCGGTCCAGATGGCGACCGAGATCCTCAACGAGCTGCAGAACGCCGTCGCGGGCTGGCGGCGCGTGCTCGCCGTGCTCGAGACGCCGGTCGAGGTCGTCGACCCGGGCCCGGCCGGGGTGCAGACGCCGCGCGGACCGGCCACGGTCGAGCTGCGCGGCGTCCGGTTCGCGTACCCGGGCGGCGCGCCCGTCCTGCACGGTGTCGACCTGACGATCCCGGCCCGGACCTCGGTCGCGGTCGTCGGCGCGACCGGCTCCGGCAAGACGACGATCGCGAAGCTCGTCGTCCGGCTGATGGACCCGAGCGCCGGGCAGGTGCTGCTCGACGGCGTCGACCTGCGCGACCTGTCGCTCGCGAGCCTGCGCCGGCGCGTCGTGCTCGTCCCGCAGGAGGGCTTCCTGTTCGAGGGCACGCTCGCCGACAACATCGCGTACGGGATCCGGGCCGCTGCCGACAGCCCGGCGCTCGAGCCCGAGGCCCGCGACCGGCGGGTGCGGGCGGCGCTCGTCGAGCTCGGCCTGGCGCCGTGGCTCGACGAGCTGCCGGGCGGGCTCGCGACCGACGTCGGCCAGCGCGGCGAGGCGCTGTCGGCGGGGGAGCGCCAGCTCGTCGCGCTCGCCCGCGCCTACCTCGCGGAGGCTGACCTGCTCGTGCTCGACGAGGCGACGTCCGCCGTCGACCCCGCCGCGGAGGTGCGGATCGCGCGCGCGCTCGACTCGCTGACCGCCGGCCGCAGCACGCTGACGATCGCCCACCGGCTCTCGACCGCCGAGGCCGCGGACCTGGTGCTCGTCGTGGACGAGGGCGTCGTGGTCGAGACGGGCACGCACGCCGAGCTCGTCGCGGGCGCCGGCGTCTACGCGTCGATGCACGAGTCGTGGGTCGCCCAGACCCGCTGA
- the hisI gene encoding phosphoribosyl-AMP cyclohydrolase — MSTEPPPTAASNPAASNAPALDPAIAARLKRDPAGLVAAVVQQHDTGEVLMVGWMDDEAVRRTLTSGRVTYWSRSRGEYWRKGDTSGHTQFVRSVAIDCDGDALLVRVDQVGAACHTGAHTCFDAGGPLDAVVGERP, encoded by the coding sequence GTGTCCACCGAGCCCCCTCCCACCGCCGCTTCGAACCCCGCCGCTTCGAACGCCCCAGCGCTCGACCCGGCCATCGCCGCCCGGCTCAAGCGCGACCCGGCCGGGCTCGTCGCGGCCGTCGTCCAGCAGCACGACACCGGCGAGGTGCTCATGGTCGGCTGGATGGACGACGAGGCGGTGCGCCGGACCCTGACCTCGGGTCGGGTCACGTACTGGAGCCGCTCGCGCGGGGAGTACTGGCGCAAGGGGGACACCTCCGGGCACACCCAGTTCGTCCGGTCGGTCGCGATCGACTGCGACGGCGACGCGCTGCTCGTGCGGGTCGACCAGGTCGGGGCCGCCTGCCACACCGGCGCGCACACGTGCTTCGACGCGGGCGGGCCGCTCGACGCCGTCGTCGGGGAGCGGCCGTGA
- a CDS encoding anthranilate synthase component I, translating into MSAPALPAVVADVPWGGTWPALADFRGLAADRRVIPVVRRLLADDVTPVGLYRTLAGGRPGTFILESAEVDGGWSRYSFIGVASRATLTAVDGRAVWCGDVPAGVPTQGSPLDVLGQTLEVLRTPAIPGLPPLTGGMVGALGWDVVRHWEPTLPANAPDELGVPELTLCLATDLAVVDHLDGSVWLIANAINFDDTDERVDDAYADAVRRLDAMQDGLDHPAAPATAVLADAAEPALEFRSTRAEFEEAVRVGKEAIRDGEVFQVVISQRLDLDCPAAPIDVYRVLRTINPSPYMYYLQLQDAAGRDFAVVGSSPETLIKVTDGRVVTFPIAGSRPRGATPVEDVALGEELLADPKECAEHIMLVDLSRNDLVKVCEPASVEVVEFMVVKRFSHIMHICSTVVGRLRPGATALEAFVATFPAGTLSGAPKPRAMALIDALEPARRGIYGGTAGYFDFAGDMDMAIAIRTALIADGRASVQAGGGIVADSVPALEYAESRNKAAAAVRAVQVAARLRPAGERR; encoded by the coding sequence GTGAGCGCGCCCGCGCTGCCCGCGGTCGTCGCCGACGTGCCGTGGGGCGGGACGTGGCCGGCGCTCGCCGACTTCCGTGGGCTCGCGGCCGACCGCCGGGTGATCCCGGTCGTGCGCCGCCTCCTGGCCGACGACGTCACTCCCGTCGGGCTCTATCGCACGCTCGCGGGCGGTCGCCCGGGGACGTTCATCCTCGAGTCCGCCGAGGTGGACGGCGGGTGGTCGCGGTACTCCTTCATCGGGGTGGCCTCGCGCGCGACGCTCACCGCGGTGGACGGCCGCGCGGTGTGGTGCGGCGACGTCCCGGCGGGGGTGCCGACGCAGGGGAGCCCGCTCGACGTGCTCGGCCAGACGCTCGAGGTGCTGCGTACGCCGGCGATCCCCGGCCTGCCGCCGCTCACCGGGGGGATGGTGGGCGCGCTCGGCTGGGACGTCGTCCGGCACTGGGAGCCGACGCTCCCCGCCAACGCGCCCGACGAGCTCGGCGTGCCCGAGCTCACGCTGTGCCTGGCCACCGACCTCGCCGTCGTCGACCATCTCGACGGCTCGGTCTGGCTCATCGCGAACGCCATCAACTTCGACGACACCGACGAGCGCGTCGACGACGCGTATGCGGACGCCGTCCGCCGGCTCGACGCGATGCAGGACGGGCTGGACCACCCCGCGGCTCCCGCCACCGCGGTGCTCGCGGACGCCGCCGAGCCGGCGCTGGAGTTCCGGTCCACGCGTGCCGAGTTCGAGGAGGCGGTCCGTGTCGGCAAGGAGGCCATCCGGGACGGCGAGGTCTTCCAGGTCGTCATCTCCCAGCGCCTCGACCTGGACTGCCCCGCCGCGCCCATCGACGTCTACCGGGTGCTGCGCACCATCAACCCGAGCCCTTACATGTACTACCTGCAGCTCCAGGACGCGGCGGGCCGGGACTTCGCCGTCGTCGGCTCGAGCCCCGAGACCCTGATCAAGGTGACCGACGGCCGCGTGGTGACCTTCCCGATCGCCGGCTCCCGCCCGCGCGGCGCGACGCCAGTCGAGGACGTCGCCCTCGGCGAGGAGCTCCTGGCCGACCCGAAGGAGTGCGCCGAGCACATCATGCTCGTGGACCTCTCGCGCAACGACCTGGTCAAGGTGTGCGAGCCCGCGAGCGTCGAGGTGGTCGAGTTCATGGTGGTCAAGCGGTTCAGCCACATCATGCACATCTGCTCGACCGTCGTCGGCCGGCTGCGGCCCGGCGCGACCGCGCTCGAGGCCTTCGTTGCGACGTTCCCCGCGGGCACCCTGTCCGGGGCGCCCAAGCCGCGCGCGATGGCGCTCATCGACGCGCTCGAGCCGGCCCGCCGCGGCATCTACGGCGGCACGGCCGGCTACTTCGACTTCGCGGGCGACATGGACATGGCCATCGCCATCCGCACGGCCCTGATCGCCGACGGACGGGCGAGCGTCCAGGCGGGCGGCGGCATCGTCGCGGACTCCGTGCCCGCGCTCGAGTACGCCGAGTCGCGCAACAAGGCCGCCGCGGCCGTCCGCGCGGTCCAGGTCGCGGCCCGGCTCCGGCCGGCGGGCGAGCGCCGGTGA
- a CDS encoding Trp biosynthesis-associated membrane protein: MTAAAPADRRRASGRRRGVVVVLVLAIGAFAVGGPVWLRTAGSTVLAGEVPVEVTGTQAAPGAAAAALVLLAAAAALALVGPIGRWVVAAVIAAGGVLLAASALAVTSDPGAAAGAAVAEATGVAALAAPVTLTAAPIVAVALGAVAVAVAGWIAATSRRWPLSSRRHDRGVPAAGPSPDDDRAAWDLLTRGEDPTDPQLR; this comes from the coding sequence GTGACGGCAGCCGCGCCCGCGGATCGACGCCGCGCCTCCGGGCGGCGGCGCGGCGTCGTCGTCGTCCTGGTGCTCGCGATCGGCGCGTTCGCGGTCGGCGGACCCGTGTGGCTGCGCACCGCCGGCTCGACGGTGCTGGCCGGCGAGGTGCCGGTCGAGGTCACGGGGACGCAGGCGGCGCCGGGCGCGGCGGCGGCGGCCCTCGTCCTGCTCGCGGCGGCGGCCGCGCTGGCCCTGGTCGGCCCGATCGGGCGCTGGGTCGTCGCGGCCGTGATCGCGGCCGGCGGGGTCCTGCTGGCCGCGTCCGCCCTCGCCGTCACCAGCGACCCGGGCGCCGCCGCCGGAGCGGCCGTCGCCGAGGCGACCGGCGTCGCGGCGCTGGCGGCGCCCGTGACGCTCACGGCCGCACCGATCGTCGCCGTCGCGCTCGGCGCGGTCGCCGTGGCCGTGGCGGGGTGGATCGCCGCGACGTCCCGGCGGTGGCCCCTGTCGTCGCGGCGGCACGACCGCGGCGTCCCGGCCGCGGGCCCGAGCCCCGACGACGACCGGGCGGCCTGGGACCTGCTCACGCGCGGCGAGGACCCGACCGACCCGCAACTTCGCTAG
- a CDS encoding HGxxPAAW family protein: MVDQSAEHSAPAAEIASLPPSAPWANHGRTIAAWTTVTVVLVGGTIAAVAVLLAMTWLFWAGLVVVVVGIVIGKILQMAGYGQGGANTLARQERARAAGRGH; encoded by the coding sequence ATGGTCGACCAGTCCGCAGAGCACTCGGCGCCAGCCGCCGAGATCGCCTCCTTGCCCCCCAGCGCGCCGTGGGCCAACCACGGCCGGACCATCGCCGCGTGGACGACCGTCACGGTGGTGCTCGTCGGGGGGACCATCGCCGCAGTCGCGGTCCTGCTCGCCATGACCTGGCTCTTCTGGGCCGGCCTCGTCGTGGTCGTGGTGGGGATCGTGATCGGCAAGATCTTGCAGATGGCGGGCTACGGGCAGGGCGGCGCGAACACGCTGGCCCGCCAGGAGCGCGCCCGAGCGGCCGGCCGCGGCCACTGA
- a CDS encoding DUF4190 domain-containing protein codes for MTDPNAEQDPFAVGRDPEQPAAPGGPTPPTGAPTPPPPYGAQPPAYGAQPPAYGAQPPAYGEQAPGQQPAYGAPQYGQQGAPQYGAAPYPGQQSPYYGQAPAYGYPKNSLGIWALVLGIVSFVLSCGLFTGIPAIIVGTMAKRAVAEGQANNRGMAVAGVVLGWISTVLSVLVIVGIIIIAATGNWDSSYSVNSGY; via the coding sequence ATGACGGATCCGAACGCTGAGCAGGATCCCTTCGCTGTCGGGCGCGACCCCGAGCAGCCCGCCGCGCCGGGAGGGCCCACGCCGCCGACCGGCGCCCCGACCCCCCCGCCGCCGTACGGTGCGCAGCCGCCGGCCTACGGCGCGCAGCCGCCCGCGTACGGTGCGCAGCCGCCCGCGTACGGCGAGCAGGCTCCCGGTCAGCAGCCCGCCTATGGCGCCCCGCAGTACGGCCAGCAGGGCGCCCCGCAGTACGGCGCGGCGCCGTACCCCGGGCAGCAGAGCCCGTACTACGGCCAGGCGCCCGCTTACGGGTACCCCAAGAACAGCCTCGGCATCTGGGCGCTCGTGCTGGGCATCGTGAGCTTCGTGCTCTCGTGCGGTCTGTTCACGGGAATCCCCGCGATCATCGTGGGCACCATGGCCAAGCGCGCCGTCGCGGAGGGCCAGGCGAACAACCGCGGGATGGCGGTCGCGGGCGTCGTGCTCGGCTGGATCTCGACCGTGCTGAGCGTGCTGGTGATCGTCGGCATCATCATCATCGCGGCCACCGGGAACTGGGACTCCTCCTACTCGGTGAACAGCGGCTACTGA
- a CDS encoding DUF2752 domain-containing protein — MAPPPARQVDLARAGQARAGLSPLRGVRAPLLAAGLALAASAYVALVDPNRPGHYLTCPLLASTGLYCAACGGLRAVHDLSRLDVAGAWAMNPLLVAALPFVAIAWARWFARARAGGSAGAGGLRSAALAWVVLVVVLGFAAARNVPALAPWLAP, encoded by the coding sequence GTGGCACCGCCGCCCGCCCGCCAGGTCGACCTCGCGCGCGCGGGCCAAGCGCGCGCGGGCCTGTCGCCGCTGCGCGGCGTCCGGGCGCCGCTGCTCGCCGCGGGCCTCGCGCTCGCGGCGAGCGCGTACGTCGCGCTCGTCGACCCGAACCGCCCCGGGCACTACCTCACGTGCCCCCTGCTCGCGTCGACCGGCCTGTACTGCGCCGCGTGCGGCGGGCTCCGGGCCGTGCACGACCTCAGCCGGCTGGACGTCGCGGGCGCGTGGGCGATGAACCCCCTGCTGGTCGCCGCGCTGCCGTTCGTCGCGATCGCGTGGGCGCGGTGGTTCGCGCGGGCGCGCGCGGGCGGCTCGGCCGGGGCGGGCGGCCTCCGTAGCGCCGCCCTCGCGTGGGTCGTGCTCGTCGTGGTGCTGGGCTTCGCGGCGGCGCGGAACGTGCCCGCGCTTGCGCCCTGGCTCGCGCCGTGA
- the trpC gene encoding indole-3-glycerol phosphate synthase TrpC: MTILDDIIVGVREDLAVREAKTSLSALKERAARTPEAKESLSRLHDEAAVAVIAEVKRSSPSKGALAPIADPAALAAEYEKGGAAVISVLTEGRRFRGSLADLAAVRGAVDIPVLRKDFVVTPYQIWEARAYGADLVLLIVAALEQTVLTSFIERVRSLGMTALVEVHTADEVERAVDAGALLIGVNARDLKTLEVDRGTFARLAPLIPAHIVRVAESGVRGPHDVMAFAREGADAVLVGEALVTDDAPRESVADLVAAGSHPSLRAVRQRPTRP; encoded by the coding sequence ATGACCATCCTGGATGACATCATCGTGGGGGTTCGCGAAGATCTCGCCGTCCGCGAAGCCAAGACGTCGCTGAGCGCGCTGAAGGAACGAGCCGCCCGCACGCCGGAGGCGAAGGAGAGCCTGAGCCGCCTGCACGACGAGGCCGCCGTCGCCGTGATCGCCGAGGTCAAGCGCTCCAGCCCGAGCAAGGGTGCGCTCGCGCCGATCGCCGATCCCGCCGCCCTGGCCGCCGAGTACGAGAAGGGCGGGGCCGCTGTCATCTCGGTGCTCACCGAGGGCCGCCGCTTCCGCGGTTCGCTCGCCGATCTCGCCGCGGTGCGCGGCGCCGTCGACATCCCCGTGCTCCGCAAGGACTTCGTGGTCACGCCGTACCAGATCTGGGAGGCGCGCGCCTACGGCGCCGACCTCGTCCTGCTGATCGTGGCCGCGCTCGAGCAGACCGTGCTCACCTCGTTCATCGAGCGCGTGCGCTCGCTCGGCATGACGGCGCTCGTCGAGGTGCACACCGCCGACGAGGTCGAGCGCGCCGTCGACGCCGGGGCGTTGCTGATCGGCGTCAACGCCCGCGACCTCAAGACGCTCGAGGTGGACCGGGGCACGTTCGCCCGGCTCGCCCCCCTGATCCCCGCGCACATCGTGCGCGTCGCGGAGTCGGGTGTGCGTGGCCCGCACGACGTGATGGCGTTCGCCCGCGAGGGAGCCGACGCCGTCCTGGTCGGCGAGGCGCTGGTCACCGACGACGCCCCCCGCGAGTCGGTCGCCGATCTGGTGGCGGCCGGATCGCACCCGTCGCTGCGGGCCGTCCGCCAGCGACCCACGCGCCCGTGA
- the trpB gene encoding tryptophan synthase subunit beta gives MQTSDGRAAPASLAMTAGPYFGEFGGRFVPEALIAALDELDTEYSKAKVDPEFQAALSRLHRTYTGRPSIITEIPRFAAHAGGARIILKREDLNHTGSHKINNVLGQALLTKRIGKTRIIAETGAGQHGVATATAAALFDLECVIYMGEEDTRRQALNVARMRLLGAEVIPVTTGSRTLKDAINEAFRDWVTNVETTNYVFGTVAGPHPFPAMVRDLQRIIGEEAREQVLELVGRLPDVVAACVGGGSNAIGIFHAFLDDPGVRLVGLEAAGDGVETGRHAATITAGSPGVLHGARSFLLQDEDGQTIESHSISAGLDYPGVGPEHSWLASIHRAEYRPITDARAMEAFRLLCRTEGIIPAIESAHALAGAIDLGLELGPDAVILVNLSGRGDKDVETAAAWFGLLDDDPAAVVADVPGEQL, from the coding sequence ATGCAGACCAGCGACGGCCGGGCGGCGCCGGCGTCGCTCGCGATGACCGCGGGCCCGTACTTCGGCGAGTTCGGCGGCCGGTTCGTGCCCGAGGCGCTCATCGCGGCGCTCGACGAGCTCGACACGGAGTACAGCAAGGCCAAGGTCGACCCGGAGTTCCAGGCGGCGCTGTCGCGGCTGCACCGCACCTACACCGGCCGGCCCAGCATCATCACCGAGATCCCGCGGTTCGCCGCGCACGCCGGCGGCGCGCGCATCATCCTCAAGCGCGAGGACCTCAACCACACCGGCTCGCACAAGATCAACAACGTGCTCGGCCAGGCGCTGCTCACCAAGCGGATCGGCAAGACGCGCATCATCGCCGAGACCGGCGCGGGCCAGCACGGCGTCGCGACCGCGACCGCAGCCGCCCTGTTCGACCTCGAGTGCGTGATCTACATGGGCGAGGAGGACACCCGCCGGCAGGCCCTCAACGTCGCGCGGATGCGCCTGCTGGGTGCCGAGGTCATCCCGGTGACCACCGGCTCCCGCACGCTCAAGGACGCGATCAACGAGGCGTTCCGCGACTGGGTGACCAACGTCGAGACCACCAACTACGTCTTCGGCACCGTCGCGGGCCCCCACCCGTTCCCCGCGATGGTCCGCGACCTTCAGCGCATCATCGGCGAGGAGGCCCGCGAGCAGGTGCTTGAGCTCGTCGGGCGTCTGCCGGACGTCGTCGCGGCCTGCGTCGGCGGCGGGTCGAACGCGATCGGCATCTTCCACGCCTTCCTCGACGACCCGGGCGTGCGCCTGGTCGGCCTCGAGGCCGCCGGTGACGGCGTCGAGACCGGTCGGCACGCGGCGACGATCACCGCGGGCAGCCCCGGCGTGCTGCACGGCGCGCGGTCGTTCCTGCTGCAGGACGAGGACGGCCAGACGATCGAGAGCCACTCGATCTCGGCGGGCCTCGACTATCCCGGCGTCGGCCCCGAGCACTCCTGGCTCGCGAGCATCCACCGCGCCGAGTACCGGCCGATCACCGACGCGCGCGCCATGGAGGCCTTCCGCCTGCTGTGCCGCACCGAGGGCATCATCCCGGCCATCGAGTCCGCGCACGCGCTCGCCGGCGCGATCGACCTCGGCCTCGAGCTCGGGCCGGACGCCGTGATCCTGGTGAACCTGTCCGGACGCGGCGACAAGGACGTCGAGACCGCGGCCGCGTGGTTCGGGCTGCTGGACGACGACCCCGCCGCCGTCGTCGCCGACGTCCCGGGGGAGCAGCTGTGA
- the trpA gene encoding tryptophan synthase subunit alpha: MSAGTPPVAIRSQVADRLDALNAQGRAALVGYLPLGYPDVAGSIAAATAMVEAGVDIVELGVPYSDPGMDGPVIQRAVEHALAGGSRVRDVFTAVEQIAQTGAPVLVMTYWNPVMHYGVDAFARDLAEAGGAGLITPDLIPDEAADWMAASDAHGLDRVFLVAPSSSPERLAATSAAARGFVYAASTMGVTGERTSLGVRAHELVTATRRAGAERVCVGLGVSRPEQAADVAAYADGVIVGSALVRPLLEADGIAAGIRALRDVTEGLAAGVRSAGRTISR, translated from the coding sequence GTGAGCGCCGGGACGCCTCCCGTGGCGATCCGGAGCCAGGTCGCCGACCGGCTCGACGCGTTGAACGCACAGGGGCGCGCCGCGCTCGTGGGCTACCTGCCGCTCGGCTACCCCGACGTCGCCGGGTCGATCGCCGCGGCGACCGCGATGGTCGAGGCCGGCGTCGACATCGTCGAGCTCGGCGTGCCCTACTCCGACCCGGGCATGGACGGGCCGGTCATCCAGCGCGCCGTCGAGCACGCGCTCGCGGGCGGCTCGCGCGTGCGCGACGTCTTCACGGCGGTCGAGCAGATCGCGCAGACGGGCGCCCCGGTGCTCGTGATGACGTACTGGAACCCGGTCATGCACTACGGCGTCGACGCGTTCGCGCGCGACCTCGCGGAGGCCGGCGGCGCCGGGCTGATCACGCCCGACCTCATCCCCGACGAGGCCGCCGACTGGATGGCCGCGTCCGACGCGCACGGGCTCGACCGCGTCTTCCTCGTCGCGCCCAGCTCGTCGCCCGAGCGGCTCGCCGCGACGTCCGCCGCGGCGCGCGGGTTCGTGTACGCGGCGTCGACCATGGGCGTCACGGGCGAGCGGACGTCGCTCGGCGTCCGCGCGCACGAGCTCGTCACCGCGACGCGTCGGGCCGGCGCCGAGCGCGTGTGCGTCGGCCTCGGCGTCTCGCGCCCGGAGCAGGCGGCCGACGTCGCCGCGTACGCCGACGGCGTCATCGTCGGCTCCGCGCTGGTTCGCCCGCTGCTCGAGGCGGACGGGATCGCCGCGGGGATCCGCGCGCTGCGCGATGTGACGGAGGGTCTCGCCGCGGGCGTCCGGTCGGCTGGCCGTACGATCAGCCGGTGA
- the lgt gene encoding prolipoprotein diacylglyceryl transferase, protein MIPLAALAGLVPASIPSPPTAVWHLGPFPLRAYAFAILLGIAAATWIAQRRWAERGGDPEQVLEIAFWAVPFGIIGGRIYHVISSPAAYFGEGGDPIRALYIWEGGLGIWGAVAFGAVGAWIGCRRQGVRFAPFADTLAPALLVAQAIGRLGNWFNQELFGGPTTLPWGLEIDPAGPTFPADFPADTLFHPTFLYELLWNLAAAALLVYLDRRFRLGHGRVFLLYVVFYTVGRLWIELLRIDPAVQVAGLRINVWTSILVGVSALVAFVVVGRRHPGRETTVLLAAPQEPAPEAPAAPAAPGEQDPAERTL, encoded by the coding sequence GTGATCCCACTCGCTGCGCTGGCCGGGCTGGTCCCGGCCTCGATCCCCAGCCCGCCGACCGCCGTCTGGCACCTCGGCCCGTTCCCGCTGCGGGCGTACGCCTTCGCGATCCTGCTCGGCATCGCCGCCGCGACCTGGATCGCGCAGCGGCGCTGGGCCGAGCGCGGGGGCGATCCGGAGCAGGTGCTCGAGATCGCGTTCTGGGCCGTGCCGTTCGGCATCATCGGCGGCCGGATCTATCACGTCATCAGCTCGCCCGCCGCGTATTTCGGGGAGGGCGGGGACCCGATCCGGGCCCTGTACATCTGGGAGGGCGGCCTCGGCATCTGGGGGGCGGTCGCGTTCGGCGCGGTCGGCGCCTGGATCGGTTGCCGGCGCCAGGGGGTCAGGTTCGCGCCGTTCGCCGACACGCTGGCGCCGGCGCTGCTCGTCGCCCAGGCGATCGGCCGACTCGGCAACTGGTTCAACCAGGAGCTGTTCGGCGGCCCGACGACGCTGCCGTGGGGGCTCGAGATCGATCCCGCCGGGCCGACGTTCCCGGCCGACTTCCCGGCCGACACGCTGTTCCACCCCACGTTCCTGTACGAGCTGCTCTGGAACCTCGCGGCGGCGGCCCTGCTGGTCTACCTGGACCGGCGCTTCCGGCTCGGTCACGGCCGCGTCTTCCTGCTGTACGTGGTCTTCTACACGGTCGGGCGGCTCTGGATCGAGCTGCTCCGGATCGACCCCGCCGTGCAGGTCGCCGGGCTCCGCATCAACGTCTGGACCTCGATCCTCGTGGGGGTGAGCGCGCTGGTAGCGTTCGTGGTGGTCGGGCGCCGACACCCCGGGCGTGAGACGACCGTCCTGCTCGCAGCACCGCAAGAACCCGCACCGGAAGCACCCGCAGCACCAGCAGCACCCGGCGAGCAGGACCCGGCAGAGCGAACCCTCTGA